The following proteins are co-located in the Lagenorhynchus albirostris chromosome 2, mLagAlb1.1, whole genome shotgun sequence genome:
- the C2H1orf74 gene encoding UPF0739 protein C1orf74 homolog, protein MSAPSPQLLVAAAQQTLGMGERRGPPRAVCLHLAGEVLAVARGLKPALLYDCNCAGAAELQSYLEELQGLGFPAQGLHILEIGENSLIVLPEQVCRHLEQVLLGTIVFVDVSSSQLHPSICSLDQLQDLKALVAEIITHLQGPRRNQSLAVSCSRLRSSDWNLCTVFGILLGYPVPYTFHMNQRGDNCLAQTPLRVFTARISWLRGQPPVLLYSFSVPESLFPSLRNILNTWEKDLRTRCRTQNDFADLSISSEIVTLPAVAL, encoded by the coding sequence ATGTCAGCACCAAGTCCTCAGCTGCTGGTGGCAGCTGCTCAGCAGACCCTGGGCATGGGAGAGAGACGAGGCCCACCCCGAGCTGTCTGCCTTCATCTAGCCGGAGAGGTGCTGGCTGTGGCCAGGGGACTGAAGCCAGCTCTGCTCTATGATTGCAACTGTGCAGGGGCAGCGGAGCTCCAGAGCTATCTGGAGGAGCTGCAGGGCCTGGGCTTCCCGGCCCAGGGACTTCACATCCTTGAGATTGGAGAAAACAGCCTGATTGTCCTTCCGGAGCAGGTGTGTCGGCACTTGGAGCAGGTGCTGCTTGGTACCATAGTCTTTGTGGATGTTTCCAGCTCTCAACTTCACCCTTCCATCTGCTCCCTGGACCAGCTTCAGGACTTAAAGGCCCTCGTGGCTGAGATCATCACACATTTGCAGGGGCCACGGAGGAACCAATCCCTGGCAGTCTCCTGCAGCAGGCTCCGTTCCTCAGACTGGAATCTCTGTACTGTGTTTGGGATCCTCCTGGGCTATCCCGTCCCCTATACTTTTCACATGAACCAGAGAGGTGACAACTGCTTAGCCCAGACTCCACTACGGGTGTTCACCGCCCGGATCTCATGGCTACGTGGTCAACCACCAGTCTTGCTCTATTCCTTTAGTGTCCCAGAGAGCTTGTTCCCATCCTTGAGGAACATTCTAAACACTTGGGAGAAGGACCTTAGAACTCGATGTAGGACTCAGAATGACTTCGCTGACCTCAGCATCTCCTCTGAGATAGTCACACTGCCGGCTGTGGCGCTCTGA